The Thermotoga sp. Ku-13t DNA segment CGTCGTGGCAGCTACGAGAAAGTACTTGTTCACAAGGACATGAAGCTGATCTTGCACGAAAGAACTTTGCTGGTGAACGATGAGGTCGTGGAGCTTTCTGGCAAGGAGTTCGACATATTGCTCCTTTTCTTTGAAAACCCGAAGAAGGTGTTCACCAGGTCAGAGATACTGGACAGAGTCTGGCGTGGTTCTGAACGGAACGAACGCATAGTTGATGTTTACATCAGTACGCTCAGAAAGAAGATCGGGAAAGAAAGGTTGGTGACTGTGAGAGGTGTTGGCTACAGACTGGGATGAACTGGTTCGGAAGTACCGGCCCGTTCTCCTCATCACACCGGAAAGTTTGATCTTTTATCCCTCCTCAGGCGATCCTTCCAGTGAAAAGCAGGTGCTCTCAGATTCAAAGGTATTCTTCGTGAACGCGGTTGCCCACGAGCTGTTTTCACCGATCAGTGCTGCTATGGGGCTTTTGGAGCTCGCCAAAGAAGGAGAAATGGTGCAGGAGAATTTGCTCAAAATAGAAAGACATTTGCTGAGGATGCATCGCATCCTCGAACAGCTCATATTGCTTTCGAAGATCGAACAGGACAACTACGAGCCATTTGTGAGAAGGATCGATCTGGAAGAAATCTTGAAAGAAATCGTCCATGAGTACGAGCAGAGGGCGGCACAGAAAAAAGTCAGCATCTCGATGGAAGGAACGAACGTGACGGTTGAAGCCGATGAGGAAGCGTTAAAAATAGTGTTGAGGAACCTGGTTTCCAACGCGGTGAAGTATTCAAAAGAAGGAAGCATTGTTAAGATCACAAGGTCGAACCAATTGCTCTTGATTCAGGATGAAGGACTCGGCATACCAGAGCAGGAATTGAAGAACGTCACGGCTCGTTTCTACAGGGCAAAGAACGTCAGGGGGGTTTCTGGAGCTGGTCTTGGTCTTGCGATCGTCAAGCACATCCTCAGAAGATTGAACATCACGTGGGCCATACATTCGCGCCTGAACGCTGGAACCGTTGTATTCCTGGAATTGATTGGTCTGGAAGGAGACAACCCGTGAACTTTGCAATCTTTGTGAAGTGTGAAAAAAGTCTACTGCATGTAACTCAGCACATTTCCGCGGTGAAAGAGTTTTTCAACCGGTGGAAAAACTTCATGATCACTGGTAGCGTCGCCCTTACCCTCTTGAACGTGCAAAATTGTTTGTGCCCATCGCCATTCGAGCGCGATAAAATGAATGGTAAAGATCCTCGTTAGATTGCATAGTGCACGTTTGATCGTTCTGTGATTCACCACGTTGCCAAGGGGGAGTGAATGAAACGGTGCTGGTAGCTGTTCACGATCTTTGTGGTTCTCGGCGTCTGGACGTTGATACCTGCCAAAACGAGTAAACCGTGCCTCATTGGATACTACGCACACTGCAGTTTTACTCCCATAAGCACGATCATGTGTTTTGCACTTGCAGTGATCTTCTACTGGCTCGGTAGAAGGAAAGCTAAAGCCATACAGAAATGAGAGCCAGAGCGGAGAACAACAAGTGTTGAATTTGGAACGTGAAGGTTTTATAAAAGCTTGCGACTCCACCTGATTGATTTTCGCAACGCACCCATCGATTCGCGTGGAGATAGAAGGACAGCTTCTGAGGATTTCACGATTGTTTTCAAGCGGGCATAAACTGAACCGCGAATGCTTAAAGGATTTTTTGGCCCTGACGGTGATCGGGTTGAAAAGGTGGTTGAAGACAAAAATGAACTTGCGTGGGACAGTCTTCTCTCACACGGGGTGGGCGCACATGAGTGTGTGCCAGATTCCAGAGTTTTTCAATTTCCCAGTGTGGAGGCGTGGTACGTGAGAATTATGGACAAGCGATGAGACTGTGGAGTTGATATCAGAGGAATGAAGGACGGATGGACCATCGAACAGAGGTTTCAAAGAAAAGAGAAACCGAATCGTGAAGGATTACCAGGAGCAGACAATGGATGGGTGAAGAGAGCGACGGTGGTGTTCAGGTATTTGCAGTTGAAGTTGACGGCAAAGTTGTTGGCTGGATGACGCTAGGCATGGGGAGCTGGAACAACAGGCTCAGGATTCATGAATTTCTGGTGCTTGAGCAACATCGTAGAAAGGGTGTGGATGAGTTGCTCCTGGATAAAGCCAAACAGATTGCGAAAGAAAAGGATTGTCGCGCAATCGCGTCGGGGGCGCAGACGAACAACTTTGGCGCGATCGAATTCTACAAGAAGCAAGGTTTCAAGCTCAATGGATGTGACATGAACGGCTTATCGCAACGATGACGCTGAACGGAACGACGTGAGAATTGACATGGTTTACATGGTTTACATAGAGAATGGATTGTGAGAGAATTCACCGAGGTCGAGGCATGAACCAAAGTTTTCCCTGATGAAAGTGTTGCGAGGTTGGTGATGAGAGGAAGATGTCTTTGGATCGTGCAAGATTGACGATCTCGGGAGGCAAAGATAAGCAATTGCACGAGGAAAGAGT contains these protein-coding regions:
- a CDS encoding HAMP domain-containing sensor histidine kinase; this translates as MATDWDELVRKYRPVLLITPESLIFYPSSGDPSSEKQVLSDSKVFFVNAVAHELFSPISAAMGLLELAKEGEMVQENLLKIERHLLRMHRILEQLILLSKIEQDNYEPFVRRIDLEEILKEIVHEYEQRAAQKKVSISMEGTNVTVEADEEALKIVLRNLVSNAVKYSKEGSIVKITRSNQLLLIQDEGLGIPEQELKNVTARFYRAKNVRGVSGAGLGLAIVKHILRRLNITWAIHSRLNAGTVVFLELIGLEGDNP
- a CDS encoding GNAT family N-acetyltransferase; amino-acid sequence: MGEESDGGVQVFAVEVDGKVVGWMTLGMGSWNNRLRIHEFLVLEQHRRKGVDELLLDKAKQIAKEKDCRAIASGAQTNNFGAIEFYKKQGFKLNGCDMNGLSQR